Part of the Phycisphaerae bacterium genome, GTGCGCAGTGCGCCTTGACGCATGAGTCGCCGTTGCAACTTCTGATTGCGACGATCCTGTCGGCTCAATGCACGGATGATCGAGTCAACAAAGTGACACCCTCTTTGTTCGCCCGGTACCGCACGGCCGAGCAGTTTGCCGCGGCTGACACCTCCGAGTTGGAGTCGCTGATCCAATCTACGGGGTTTTTCCGCAACAAGGCCAGAAACATCATCGGCGCGGCGCGGGTTATCTGCGAGCAATTCGGGGGACATGTGCCGGACACGATGGACGCCCTGCTCAGGCTGCCGGGGGTCGCCCGCAAGACGGCCAACGTCGTGCTCGGCAGCGCTTTTGGAAAGAACGACGGCGTCGTTGTGGATACACACATCGGGCGACTTTCGCATCGTCTGGGGCTGACCTGGAGATCGAGGGACAGCAAGGACGCTGTGAGAATCGAACGGGATTTGATGGAAGTGGTACCTCAGGCGGAGTGGACCTACTTCGGACACGCAATGATCCTTCATGGCCGGCGCGTATGCCGTGCGAGAAAGCCGGCATGCGCGGATTGCGTGCTGAAGGACATCTGCCCTTCGGCGGACCTCGGCGAGTCCAAGCTCTCAGCGGCGGCAAACCGTCGACGCGCGAAAATTGCCTCGAAGGCCGGGCTGTCTAGTGGGCGACGCGCTTAATCGCAATCAGGGCAGGTCCTTGATCGGATTCTCCGGGTAGCAATCCATTCGCCACTGATCGCCGCGAAGCACCCAGTAGTTCGGATAATTCGATGACAGATTTGACTGGCCCTTCAAGTAGATGGTTGAAGCATGTCCATCCACGAATGTCACGTTGAATCGTTGCATCTTGGCGTGCCAGCCTTTGACGGAATAGGTCGGTGCATTCCACTTTGCGACCTCCGCCAGCGTTTCCTCCAGGATTACGGTTTCGGACGCGCTCGGAACGCGCGTCTTGGGCCTTAGGTAAGGCCCGTAGAAATACTGGCTGAATCCGGACCCGCCTAGAAAATCGATGTGGTTGTTCAGGCGGTAGCTCGTTCCTGCGAGATCGAAGATTTTCTTGTTGATATATGCCGGTTCGACAAAGAACGGCTCGAAGTCCACGGGAGCATCGGGCACGCCGTTGTCGCCCGGGCATTCATAAATCTGGAGCGACGCGCTCATGGCATTGCCGAAGATGTATTTATTGAGAATCCGATTCTCCTGCCGAAAATCCGGATCCCCCATGACATCCATTCCGGTCTTTCCGCCATATTCATACTCGCCGTCGTAGAGCCAATCGGTCTCGGCCTTGGGATGAACCGGCGAGGTATAGCCGCGTTCGTCGTCCATCGAGTAGGTTTCGAGGGCCTGGCCCAGCGCGCGCATGTTGGCAAGGCACCGCGTTCGAGTGCCTTCATTGCGACTTGAAGTGAGCGCGGGCAGCAGAATGGCCAGCAGGATCGCGATGATGCCGATGACAACCAGCAGTTCAATCAGCGTGAAGGCACGGCATCGCCGGGCAAAAAATGAACGGCTCTCCCGCGCGATCTGCGCAATTCGCGCGCGGCGTGTGCGACATGATTGCATGACCGACCACTCCACCGATTATCGATCCGGACGTGCCCGGGCCCGCACCGGCTGATCGACATCTCCGGTCATTATAACCGGATCTCTCCGCGCCGCTCGGAAATGTCGTGCCAGTGCAGGTCCAGTCCGATCGCCACGCCCGTCAAGGCGCGATCAGGAGATCGACGTAGGCGGCGATGTCCGCGTCATCGAGCGTGCCCAACGGGGCCGCCAGGTCGGCGCAGTCGCTGTAGTTCGGACTTTGGACGTGAGCATCCGTGAAACCTTGAAGGTCGCTTCCGTCGACGATTCCATCACCGTTGAAATCACCCAGGAGCGAAAGCGTGCCCGAATCACTGGCGCTGAGGGGACTACAACCAGCCGTATTGCACGCCTTGACCCAGTAGAAGTACGTGGAGCCGTAGATGGCGGTTGAATCGTCCATTGTCGTGCCGACAACACCGCTAGCGATCATCGCGGCTGTTCCCGGATTGTTTACCACGTTTCGCCAGATCTCGTAGTCATCAGCCCCCTCGGATGCGCTCCAGGTCACCTGAATAGACGCACATGATGCGCCATCCTGGGCTGCAACCCCCGTCGGAGCCGGCGGCGGAACGATCAACAGCGTCTCAAGGACATCGCCGGTCGCAATCAAGGCAAAGCCCTGAAGACCCTGGGCCACTGTCGTCGCCGAAACCCGAGCGGTCCACTGACCGACGGCAGGACCGTTGATATGCACCTGTTCCACGTTGTTCTTCGCATCTCGCGTGCCGCCGGGAATCGAGACGCCGCCGCTGAAGACGTTGCCGCGATAGGTCGTTGAAATTGGCGAAATGACTTGCAGATCAAGATCATTGACCGATGCATTGCCAGTGCCGGTGCTGGCAGAGGCCGGCGGCTCAGTCCAGACAAGCGTCACGCGGAGCTGCTCCGAGTTGGAATCAACCTGGAACGTGTATTCAAGCATCTGTCCGGTTGACAGGCCGCTGGCGTTGCGGACATCGTCCAGCACGAGGAGCTTACGGGTGTCGCCGGGGAAATACAGAGCGTTATCAAGCAGTACGCGGCCCCATCCTTCCTGATTGCTCGGGTAGCCGGCAATGCCGGTCATGTCGACCGACGTGTTGATGAGCGTCGCCTTGAGCAACGCTCCGGTCGGCGTAAACGTGTTGGCGGCCGTCGCGACGCCGGTCGGGTAATACCCTTCAGTGAAATACTGGCGGACCAGCGCGGCAGCGCCGGCGACCGCGGGTGATGCCATGGATGTGCCGGTCAAGTTGGTTGTACCGCAGCTTCCGGGTGTCGCAGAAGTCGTCAAGCATCCGGGGGCATAGACCTCCGGCTTGCGGCGGCCGTCCGCGGTGGGTCCCGTGCCGCCGGAACAGTGATTCGCCTGATTCGGCGTATCCTGCGACGCGCCCACCGCCAGGAGGTTCTTCGCATTTTCCGGATTCTTGAGGGAACTCAGATTGGTAACCGCGAGCATAACGATGTTGTCTTCCTGGGCGTAGACGAATGCATCGATCCCACGAGCAAGACCGTCGTAGCTGGTTGTGCCGTCGTTGCCCCAACTGTTCGTGTGCATCCGCGCGCCCTGATTCGCGTGTGTGGTGAGTGCGGTGTTGACGGACGACTCCGTCAGACTGGGAGTCAGGTTGAACGCGATATTCGCTTCATAGGCGACGCCGCGCGTGTTGTCGTTCACACCGGCGTTGCCGGCAGCAGTACAGGACACATGCGTGCCATGCTGGTTGTCGATGCCTTCCGACACGTTATAAAAGAGAATCTTGGTGCCGTTCAGCGAACAATGCTGACGGTCCGCCCGGCCGTCCAGCACGCCGATGATCTGCCCGGCGCCACGAATGCCGGCGTTGTAGACAGGCGTCACATTCAACAAATTGCTCTGGACGATCCAGCGATTCGAGCTGTTCCGCAGGGTGATTTCCGGGGCGGGCTCGATGTACTGCACCGACGCCAGATTCGCGATCGCGTCGACCTTGTCGCGGGGAATCTCCGCAACAATCTCGAACCAGTCGGCAAGAGGCTCTGCACGATGGATCATCGCGCCGTCGAGATTCTCCAGCGCTTCGAGCGCTTCGGTCGGATTCGCTCCGGCAAAGACCGTTACAGTCGTCGGCAGTCGATCGGCAATCGTGATCGCCTGCATTTCGGGTGTTGTGTAAACACGGGAATACAGCTCCGGATCGATTTTCCACTCCGGGCGGAACATGCCGACAAAACGGACATATCCGGTTGCACGCAAGTCATCCGCGGCGACTGTTCCGAGCCGAGCGACATAGGCATTCAGCGGGAGATAGTCGTAGAGCGCAACCCCCATCCCCTCTAGTTCGGCGCGGCGATCCGCGGTGATCGGGCCGTCGAGCATCAGGACATAGGCCTGTTCCGCGTCGAACACCGCGCCCGGATCGTCGAGGAGATTCAGCAAATCGTCCACTGCGACCGCGCCCGTGTTGAAGTAAACAATCCCCGGCTGAAGTTCGGCTTGTGCCCGATTGATTTCCTGCGCCGTTGCGGCGGCAGCGCCCGTTAGAATGGTAAAAGTAAAAATAGCCGCGACCCACCCACTCCCCTTGTTGGACATCCAATGCCTCCCTGTCTTGTCTTGATCGTCCCGAGGAATGAACGTCACGGGGGACGAACTAAATTAACCCAGAGCCGATATCAGTATAATCCGGACATCCCCGCGTGCATAACAAAAAGCCACTCGAAGCCCCAAAAACCGATTTCATGCCGCGTGGATGCACAAAAACCTTATAAACGGTCGTCTTGCGGCCGCTCCGCCTGCTAAATGGTAGAACGTCGATAAGCCGCGATTATTGCGGACCTGCGAACTCCATCCGTCGGGGAGTCGGCTCCAGGGTTGGTAAGTGCCGTCTAAGCATCAAGATCGACGTATAATCCGCCTGTGGCCCAAACTAAACCAGCCTCCCTGAAAACGAAAGTGTGCAGTCATGAGCAGATCCAGCCTTCTTGCTTCGCTTGTCGGCATCGCACTGGTCACCATCTCCGGCTGCGCGTCGGGCGACAAGATTATTACCAAAGAGGAAACGTACCCCGACGGCAGGCTGAAGAGCCGCGTCGAATACCGCATTCGCGACGGCAACGAAGTGCTGTGGGGCAAAGCGATCTACTACTTCGACAACGGCGCCGTCGAGCTTCAGTGCGAGTACGCGAACGGCAAGCGACATGGCAAATACGAGGCATTCCATCCCAACGGAAATCCGAAGGAGTCCGGCGAATTCGCCTTCGGCCTGCGCGAAGGCGAATGGACAGAGTGGGACATCGACGGCGGGATGAAGAAGAGAACCTACAAAGCCGGTGAGGAAGTGAAACAGTGAAACCGGCTTCTCAGCGATCAAACCGGGTGACCGGCCCATGCCGCACGTCGACGGCTAGCCGACGATAAACCGGCGGCGCTTCAGGTAATCCCAGACGACATATCGATCCAGATCGCGTCCCCCCACGAAGAAGACGCGACCGCTTGTGCTCTCCGCGAGTCGATTCGCGAATTTCACGTCCTCCTCCGACTGAGCCCAACCGGCCAGAAGGAAGACATTGATCGTGATGCCACTCTCGCGGCATAACAACCCCTCCCGAAGTGTTTCGGTCTCGGTCCGCGAATGCGGAGGATAGAGCAGATAGAGCCATTCGCCCTCGAAATGGGCGGTGGGGAGCCCGTCCGTGATGAGAATAATCTGCCGGTTGGGCGTGTCCTGAACCTGCAGGACCTGCCGGGCAAGCCGCAGACCGTGCTGAATGTTCGTGAAGTGCGGCGGGATATCGCGCTCCGAAATGTTCGGATCGCTCATATCAGCCTTCAATCGCACCCATGGGTCATGAACCGTCACAGGCCTTGGCAGCAGCAAGGGGACTTCGGAGATGTGCCGCCGCTTCGGCAGGGTGCAGATTTCAACAAAGTCTACAAAATCACCGGGATATTCGGACCGGATCAGGCCGTGCAACGCAAGCGCCATGCGTTTGACATTGACGTACTGACCATTCCATCGCATGGATCCGCTCATGTCCATGCAGAGAACCGTTGCGCACTTGGGCGTATTGCGCGTGACATGAATTTCCATGTCCTTGGACAGAATGCGCAGCGCGGCTCGGCCAGTGAGCGGGTCGCTCATGCTTTCTCGAATCTGAGCGTTAATGACCGTCTGCACGACATCCAGATTTGCAAGCGAATCACCGAATTCGTACGGCTTGGTCCGCTGGGTCTCAACGGCGCCATTGCCTGAAATCTCCACGCGGTGCCGTCCGAACTTCGCGGCTTGAAGATCCGAAAAGATATGATCGAGAAGCCTGCCCTGGAACAGTTTGAATGCCTTTGGTGAGATCGTGTACTTACCGCCCTCTTGCTGAAGGCCCTGCTGCCGTGCAAGATGCTCAAGGAGCGATTGCACCTGCTGCTGCAATTGCTGCATGTCCGAGATCCGTTTCTCATCGACGAATCGCGAAAGTTCATCCAGATCGATCAGGTACACCTTGGCATTCTTTGCGGCATCCTTGAGTTGTTCGATCAACCGATCGATCGTTTCCAGTTCTTCCTTGATCTCCAGCGCGGACTCCACGTCCAATTCGTTTCGGCCAGTGAACGCGTACCTGGCAGCGAGTTGCTCAATTTCGAAATAGTTCCCGAGGTGCCCCATCAATGACATCACCTGTCCCGCGAATTCACCGCGTTCGTCAAGGCGATACCAGAGTCGTTCAAGTTCGACGATCTGCCGCGAGCGAACCGCCGCATCAAACAACGGTTTCACCGCCTTCGGCGGCCTGGCGCGCCCGACCGCCTCGTGAAATGCCCGGTCGGCCGCACGCCGGGCGGCGATGGTTTCGTAGGATTCCAGAATCCGGCGTTTGCGTTCCTCAAGAATTGCAAGAAGCGACGCGATGCTCGGGCCCAGACCGGCAATCTGGGAAGGATCGATTTCGACAGCTTCGGCGAGTTGCTCCGACGTCAGGTCGGAAAGCGATCCATACTGGAGCAGATGATTAAATGCCGGCGTCACAAGGTCCGGCGCCCCGGCGGTCGGCATCGGAAACCGTTGTGGGTCATACCCAAGATAGGTATGGACAATGCCGCCCGGTGATGGAGACTCGCCGGTGTGAGCCAGCCGATTGTCCGGCTTGCCTTGATGGTCTCGTGTGGACATTCGGACAATTGTAGCACACAAGACGATCCCGCTTCCGGCGCAAGCGGTTTCGGGGCGGCAATCCGTCAGTCAACTTCCGTCCCATCCGATTCAAACAGGAATGCGCACGGCTCCACACGCGCGCCCTTCTCGTCATTGACCGCAAACTGGGCCCTCGGGCCGGACCACATCGACGCCGACCCGTAGCTACCGTCCTTCGCGACCGCATACAATCGCAGATTGAATGCGGGACGCCCCTGCTTGCCGCGAAGGCGCGGCTCAGTCCGATCGGCGATCCGTTTCATTACTTCCATGCACGCTTCGCCAGGACTCTTGCCGGACCGCATCAATTCGACCACCAGAAACGAGGAACAGTTCTGAAGATTGGCCTCGCCCCGACCAGTCGATCCGGCCGCGCCCACGTCGTTATCAACATAAAGCCCCGCACCGATTATGGGAGAATCACCGACCCGGCCGGGAATCTTGTATGACAGTCCACTGGTGGTCGTGACGCCCGCGATGTCCCCGTTGGAATTCACGGCGCAGCAATTGATAGTGCCGTAAGTATGACGCCATCGACGTCGACCCACCGCATGAGAACCGGTCTGGGTGTCTGACTCAGGAGAAAGCCAGTCGTCGTTGTCAGAATGGGATTCCCTCCACTTCAGCCACTCGCGGCGTGATTCCTCGGTAAGAAGGTCTTCCTCCTTGAATCCGTGAGCCCTGGCAAACCTTAAGGCGCCCTCGCCGACAATCAGCACATGATCCGTTCGAGTCATCACGAGCTTTGCGACTTTCGACGGATTACGGATTCCACGAAGCGCTGCGACCGCTCCGGCCTTGCGTGTCGGTCCGTGCATGACCGAGGAGTCCAACTCAACCACGCCATCTTCATTGGGCAAACCGCCCAGCCCCACCGAAGTGTCGTCGGGATCGTCTTCCACGATGTTGACCCCGGCGATCACCGCGTCCAAAGGATCCCCACCGGACTTTAGAATCGCCATCGCCTCTTCGATGCACGAAGCCGGGCGACCTTTCGGCCGATTGTGCCCGTTCATGCTCGAAATCACGATCGGTCGCGAGCCGCCTCTGTGAGACGCTGCGACAGCTGCCTGAGTCCCGGGTGTTGAATCCAGCGCAAGCAGCGACCCACCGGCAATCGCCGCGGCAGTCGTTTGAATGAACGTACGGCGATTGAGATCAGTTCGATCGGGCATAACGTTAAAACCTCATAGTTCAGCCCCGCGACGCGAGGCGGGAAGGCAACGCGTTTCGCGAATTCAGGCGGAATCGGGAATGACGACCGACAGGCGCCTGAACGCGCGCTTGACGGTTCGGCACCGTAATACGCGATTCATAGCAGAACATGACCGAGACGAACAGCCAGTGTTCCGCCACAATTTGACGAAACACGGTCCGGAAATTGCCGGACGCGGGCGATGGCTGTAAGATACGATCCCGTTGTGAGTTAGGCACAAAATGAGACCCGCGTCGGGTCGTCGTTCACCAAGTTTTACCTAACGGACGCCCACTTCATGTGTCCTGATCTATGAGCGAAGCGCCGTTGCAGTATGACGCAGAACGCCAGGAAGCTGCACAGCGCGACGCGGATGATGTCGCCAAAACGCTTTCGGGCGACCTGTCGGCCTACGACCGACTGATTGAGCGATATCAGCGCCGTGCGGTTGCGGTAAGTTACCGGCTGATCGGCAAAGTGGACGATGCAATGGACGTGGCGCAGGATGCATTCCTGCGAGCGTTCAAGTCGCTCGCCACGCTGGAACAGGCTGAACGGTTCGGCCCGTGGCTGATGCGAATTGTCAGCAATCTGTCGCTGAATTTTCGACGCTCGCGACGCCCGACCCTGTCGCTGTCAGCGGGCGACGACGAAGGTGCCCGGGAGGACCTCGATCTGGCAGGACGGCGCGGTACGCATGATCGCCCGGACGATGTGCTACAGACCAGCGAGTCAGAGTCCGCGATTACCAGAGCGATCGAGTCCCTTCCGGAGAAGCAGCGTCTGGCGTTGATTCTGTTTGCAATCGAGCAGGTGCCGCAGAAAGAAGTGGCGGAAATACTTGATTGCACGGTCGAGATGGTGAAATGGAACGTGTTTCAGGCACGTAAGACACTGAAGAAGCTATTGGCGGAGTTGATTGAGGAATGACTGATCCCCGCGAACATCTTGAGTTTCTCATCGCCCGCGCAACCGATGGCGACCTGACCGGCGAAGAGCGGGAGATCATTTCGAAGGCTGTCGCAAATGACACCGATCTCGCCGATGAGATTCGCCGGTACGAACGCGTGAACGCGGTGATCGCCAACTGGCGGACAGTTCCGCACGACATGGATTGGGCGGGCTTTCGGCGCTCGGTGTCGGACGCAGTCACCGACGATGCGATGGCGACCGTCGATGAAACGATTCGCGGCGTGGTGGGTTCGATGCCGCCCGTAGATTGGGATGCGTTCCGTTCGCGTGTTTCGTCGGCGGTTCGTGCCGAGGCTGTGCAAACGGGCCGGGCGGCTCCGTATCGCATGCAGGCATTTCGACACGCTCGCTGGCTGGCCCCCCTTGCAGCGGCGGCGGCCATTGCGATCGCGGTGTTTCGCGGAGGTTTCGATCCGCAAGGCGTTGTGCCGACGGGGGTCGATCGAGAACCGTCCCTGCTCGTTGTTTCGTTGGATGTACCGGAGTCCACCGGGAAAATCGCGGTGATGTTCGACGAATCGCCCGCGCCTGAAATGGTTGCCGAGATCGGCCCGTCGTCTGCCTTTGTTTCGACCGGCGGCGCCCTTGTGATTGAAGATGTCGACGACGGATACATGTTCTAGCGATTTAACGACTTGATGTGCGTCATCGGCGCGAGCGCCATGACAGCAGTGCTGCTTTACGGGTCAAATCGACCTGGATGCAGCTTGTGTGCGAATCGGAAGTTTTTGGTGACCTTAACGTCGGTGACCTGCGACGCTTGCGGTCCGGTCAACTTGAGTCGATGGAAGCCTCCAACGAGTTCCATTCCGGGCGCGCTCTATCCGAACGCGCTCGCCGGTCTCGTGCGCGGGGGCTGATTGCATTGGAATCGTGGGTATTTGATCATGCGAAGCGCCATAATGTCACACATGTTCCTACTGGCTTGTCTGTTCGCGTTTCAATCGACGGCTCGCGGTGAATCCGGCGGCGCGGACATTGCGAGAGCGCTGGATCAGACGCTGCCTCAGATCACAATCAGCGATCAGGAATTGCCGGATGCCCTCGACGCCCTGGGCAGGCAGGCGGCGATCACAATGACGCTGGATGAAAATTCGGCGGACCTGCTGCCGTGGGGACGCCGAACCCGATTGAAGACGCTGACGGTGCAGAACAAGTCGCTTCGTGAGGTGCTGCCGCAGATACTCGGCGTGCTTGGAATGGTCTATGAGATTCGCGAGAACGATCTGCTGGTCGTCGCCGGCGAGCCGCTCAAGCGGATCAATCGCCGTGCGACGTGGGACGACTTGAAGCTGCTTCGTGAGCTGAACGAGACGGAATTCTCCGTTGAGAATATGGAGAAGTTCAGGATTCAGTATCGAATCACCGCAAAGCTCGATGCCCCGGGACTGCTCAACGCGCAGCTGCTCAAGGCCGGACGCGGCAGCATCGCACAAAATCTGGAGACCGCGACCGGCGCGCTGGGCTGGGTCTGGTTTCCGAACGGCGATCACATCGCGATTCGTACGTCCGAGGCGCAGATCGCGAATCGACTCTCGCGGCGCATCACGGTGCGATATGCAAACGAACCGCTGACCAAGATTATCGTGGACCTTGGCGATCGAGCCGAGACGTTCATAAGTTTCGATCCCGGGCTGCTGCTCCGGCTTCCGCCCCGCGTCGCGCAGGGCACCACACTGAATCTGGAGCGGACGTCCATTCGGCAGGCGCTTGAATTGCTGGTGGCGGAGACCGGAATCAAGTACGAGATCCGCCGCACCGGCATTCATATCAGCGCGTCGGATACTGCCGCTGGAGCGGCACTGGGCGACAGCGCCTCGGCGGGTGAACCGGCCCGGCGGGCCGCCAGCTCGTATGTCGGGAAAATCTCGATTCCGAGCGGCGACGGCACCTATTCGTATGAATTTCTACTTCGGGCGGATGAATTGCCGGACGACATCCTGGAATATCGCCGTCAGCTGCTCGAGGCGTACATTCAGAAAATCCGGGCGGACATGGCGCCAGTCGAGGGCGACAACTCACCGGGCGGCGCCGGGGAATAGACGATAGTCCGTCAGGCAAGAACTCCGGCCAGACGAGATTCAACCTCTGCCGGTTCCATTCGCTCGCCGTTATTCAGTTCCCTGAGGATCTCAGCGAGCAGCCGCTTGCCCTCATCACGGGATAACTCCTTGATGAATCCATCGTAGAAGTGTTCACCTGCCATCGCGCGGTTTATCTCGCGTTCCTTGTTGTGCTCGTCCAGCTCGGTAAAGAATACGACCCTGAAACGGCGGTCGTAGTCCGCTTCCCGATAGATTTCAAACATGATCCGATCTGACGGCGAAGGCATGACTCTCCTCACATTGAGCGGCCCGGCGGACGGCCTGACGCTACGGATTCTATCCCAGCCCCCGCACGACTTGTAGATTGGACGCCGACTCGACCCACGCGATCACAAGTGAAACTTCCGAACGGGTTCCGCCTCGCGGTCGTCGGCTACTTTCCGGGGTTGCTCAGCAAAGTGATTCGCGTGTCTTGATCGAGGTTGAAATCCACCAACTCCCCGTCGTCGCGGCGGAGGCGGAGACGCGTGAGCCAGAGCTTGTCGCCTTTGCCGTGGGCAAACCAGCTCCCCGTCGGTCTGGCTTGCATGGATACGACCTCGCCTTCCGTAACAGCCGATTTCCAGTCACCCTCACGGGTGTGAATCGAATGTTGTATCCGGACGCGTTGTTTAGGCTGTAGTTGCAATCCAACCTCCCATTCCGCGATCGATCTGGCAGCCGGCGAGCGCCAAGGGTCGCGGGCAGCTTACCAAGAAAATCTTCGAACACCTTAGCAAGTCGCGCCAAACCGTCAAATTGCGTCGATTTCCGCCATGAGTCTTACCAAATCGAGCCGGATCGGTTCGACTCTCAAGAAAACCGGGGCACCGTTTACAGACAACGCGTTGGCCTCGATTCTGGATGTCCGGACTTGACCGAAGCGAACTATTCCTCTAAGAATCGATTGATCAGGCGGTGGAGATTTGCCGTTTGCGGACGCCCTTGACGGAACCTCGCCCTTCCTCACCGGAGCCCCGTCAGAGCCTCCGCGGCATTGGCCCGTTTTATCGAACGGGACCGTAGGGAAACGGTTCCGACGGGCGTGCCGGTCTTTTGCGGCGCAGGTTTGCCCGCGACAGGATGCGTTCGACCGCCGGTTCGAGCGCACATCGTAATGAAATACCCGACGGTCAGTGTCATTATTCCGACTTTCAATCGCCTTCGCTTCCTTCGCGAGGCGCTCGATTCCGTCTGCGCACAAACTGCGCCGCCGAATGAGATCATCGTCGTTGACGACGGTTCTCAGGAAGATATCGCCGGCGGCATCGCGGATCATCCGGCGCGAGCGCGCGTCATTCGGCAAGATCAGCAGGGTCCTGGCGCCGCCAGAAATCGTGGACTCAGCGAAGCGACGGGCGAATACATTGCATTCCTCGACAGCGATGATCTCTGGCTTCCATCGAAACTTGAAATCTATCTGGGCCGTATCGCCGCGTCGAAGGCGGATGCCGTCTATTACGGGCCCATGTCGCCGATCGACGCCGATGGACGACCGATGCAGGGGCGAACCAAGCCCTGTCATACCGGCAGCATCACGCGAGCGCTTTTTGACAGCAGCTTCGTGCATGTGCCGACGGTTGTTTGCAGTCGCGAGTTGTTAAACACCGTCGGGGGATTTAACGCGGCATTGCCGGTCTGCGAGGATTACGATCTTTGGCTACGCATGAGCACCCGGTTACCTTTCGAGCTGGTCAAACAGCCCTTGGCGCTTCGCCGGTTACATGACGCTCGTTTGAGCAAGGCGCGAATGGACCGCAATCTGCTTGTGAAATCTCGGGTATTGCGGGAATTCTACGAATTGTCGAAGAATCGCGGCATCCTCGAAGACGGCAGCGCGCGTGCCCGCCTCGCTAGGGTATTCCACGCTGCTTCACGCGCTGCCATGCGCGTCGGCCGATATCAGCAAGCCCTGAATCTCATTCGTCAAAGCCGCGAATACGGAAATACGAGGCTGCGAGCAGCCCCGATCGTCGTCGGCGCGACTGCGATGTCCTTCCTGCGTTCCGACAAGCCGGATATTCGACTGCAACCGACCAGTCATTGACTCGAAATCGCCTCTCAAATCGCAATCAGACGCTCGTTTCTCAAATGAAAATTCCGCTCGTCAGTCGAATCCGGGGTGTGAATTCCGTGGTTATGCCGCTTCCATCCCAGCAACCAATGCCTAAAATCGCGACGGGGTTTGGCGAAATTCGTCGTCATTCATTCCTAATGAAGGCTCAATAGGGCCCAAGCGACGCAGGGAATCAGATAAGCCGT contains:
- the nth gene encoding endonuclease III, coding for MSRKKAPRNPEPPRSSPSCDVSAIRTRANRVISLLKPLYPRAQCALTHESPLQLLIATILSAQCTDDRVNKVTPSLFARYRTAEQFAAADTSELESLIQSTGFFRNKARNIIGAARVICEQFGGHVPDTMDALLRLPGVARKTANVVLGSAFGKNDGVVVDTHIGRLSHRLGLTWRSRDSKDAVRIERDLMEVVPQAEWTYFGHAMILHGRRVCRARKPACADCVLKDICPSADLGESKLSAAANRRRAKIASKAGLSSGRRA
- a CDS encoding N(4)-(beta-N-acetylglucosaminyl)-L-asparaginase → MPDRTDLNRRTFIQTTAAAIAGGSLLALDSTPGTQAAVAASHRGGSRPIVISSMNGHNRPKGRPASCIEEAMAILKSGGDPLDAVIAGVNIVEDDPDDTSVGLGGLPNEDGVVELDSSVMHGPTRKAGAVAALRGIRNPSKVAKLVMTRTDHVLIVGEGALRFARAHGFKEEDLLTEESRREWLKWRESHSDNDDWLSPESDTQTGSHAVGRRRWRHTYGTINCCAVNSNGDIAGVTTTSGLSYKIPGRVGDSPIIGAGLYVDNDVGAAGSTGRGEANLQNCSSFLVVELMRSGKSPGEACMEVMKRIADRTEPRLRGKQGRPAFNLRLYAVAKDGSYGSASMWSGPRAQFAVNDEKGARVEPCAFLFESDGTEVD
- a CDS encoding sigma-70 family RNA polymerase sigma factor yields the protein MSEAPLQYDAERQEAAQRDADDVAKTLSGDLSAYDRLIERYQRRAVAVSYRLIGKVDDAMDVAQDAFLRAFKSLATLEQAERFGPWLMRIVSNLSLNFRRSRRPTLSLSAGDDEGAREDLDLAGRRGTHDRPDDVLQTSESESAITRAIESLPEKQRLALILFAIEQVPQKEVAEILDCTVEMVKWNVFQARKTLKKLLAELIEE
- a CDS encoding S8 family serine peptidase gives rise to the protein MSNKGSGWVAAIFTFTILTGAAAATAQEINRAQAELQPGIVYFNTGAVAVDDLLNLLDDPGAVFDAEQAYVLMLDGPITADRRAELEGMGVALYDYLPLNAYVARLGTVAADDLRATGYVRFVGMFRPEWKIDPELYSRVYTTPEMQAITIADRLPTTVTVFAGANPTEALEALENLDGAMIHRAEPLADWFEIVAEIPRDKVDAIANLASVQYIEPAPEITLRNSSNRWIVQSNLLNVTPVYNAGIRGAGQIIGVLDGRADRQHCSLNGTKILFYNVSEGIDNQHGTHVSCTAAGNAGVNDNTRGVAYEANIAFNLTPSLTESSVNTALTTHANQGARMHTNSWGNDGTTSYDGLARGIDAFVYAQEDNIVMLAVTNLSSLKNPENAKNLLAVGASQDTPNQANHCSGGTGPTADGRRKPEVYAPGCLTTSATPGSCGTTNLTGTSMASPAVAGAAALVRQYFTEGYYPTGVATAANTFTPTGALLKATLINTSVDMTGIAGYPSNQEGWGRVLLDNALYFPGDTRKLLVLDDVRNASGLSTGQMLEYTFQVDSNSEQLRVTLVWTEPPASASTGTGNASVNDLDLQVISPISTTYRGNVFSGGVSIPGGTRDAKNNVEQVHINGPAVGQWTARVSATTVAQGLQGFALIATGDVLETLLIVPPPAPTGVAAQDGASCASIQVTWSASEGADDYEIWRNVVNNPGTAAMIASGVVGTTMDDSTAIYGSTYFYWVKACNTAGCSPLSASDSGTLSLLGDFNGDGIVDGSDLQGFTDAHVQSPNYSDCADLAAPLGTLDDADIAAYVDLLIAP
- a CDS encoding glycosyltransferase; translation: MKYPTVSVIIPTFNRLRFLREALDSVCAQTAPPNEIIVVDDGSQEDIAGGIADHPARARVIRQDQQGPGAARNRGLSEATGEYIAFLDSDDLWLPSKLEIYLGRIAASKADAVYYGPMSPIDADGRPMQGRTKPCHTGSITRALFDSSFVHVPTVVCSRELLNTVGGFNAALPVCEDYDLWLRMSTRLPFELVKQPLALRRLHDARLSKARMDRNLLVKSRVLREFYELSKNRGILEDGSARARLARVFHAASRAAMRVGRYQQALNLIRQSREYGNTRLRAAPIVVGATAMSFLRSDKPDIRLQPTSH
- a CDS encoding prepilin-type N-terminal cleavage/methylation domain-containing protein, with amino-acid sequence MQSCRTRRARIAQIARESRSFFARRCRAFTLIELLVVIGIIAILLAILLPALTSSRNEGTRTRCLANMRALGQALETYSMDDERGYTSPVHPKAETDWLYDGEYEYGGKTGMDVMGDPDFRQENRILNKYIFGNAMSASLQIYECPGDNGVPDAPVDFEPFFVEPAYINKKIFDLAGTSYRLNNHIDFLGGSGFSQYFYGPYLRPKTRVPSASETVILEETLAEVAKWNAPTYSVKGWHAKMQRFNVTFVDGHASTIYLKGQSNLSSNYPNYWVLRGDQWRMDCYPENPIKDLP